Proteins encoded by one window of Salvia splendens isolate huo1 chromosome 5, SspV2, whole genome shotgun sequence:
- the LOC121804578 gene encoding uncharacterized protein LOC121804578: MRRDLFMRIVNELEQRYLYFRFRHDAVGRPGHTPIQKCTAAIRQLAYGTAADMWDEYLHIGETTAIECMKYFCQGVIEVFGDQYLRKPTPEDCRNLLRMHGDQHGFPGMLGSIDCMHWEWKNCPAAWKGFYTTGYKGKNPTMILEAVADYRLWIWHAYFGIAGSNNDLNVLNSSPLFNEQCQGVGPAISFVANGNQHDMGYYLADGIYPRWPVFVKTIRCASEPKKAYFATRQESARKDVERAFGVLQARWAAVKGPTRLWHVDCIADIMYACIIMHNMIVE; encoded by the coding sequence atgaggcgggacttatttatgcgtattgttaacgaattggagcagcgatatctgtatttccgcttcaggcacgatgcggttggcagacccggccacacccctattcaaaagtgcactgcggcaatcaggcagttggcctacggcaccgcggcagacatgtgggacgaatacctccacatcggtgagacgactgccatcgaatgtatgaagtatttctgccagggcgtgatcgaagtattcggtgatcagtatctccgaaagcctacccccgaagattgccggaatttgctgcggatgcacggggatcagcacgggttcccgggaatgctaggcagcatagattgtatgcattgggaatggaagaactgtcccgctgcctggaaggggttttacacgaccggctacaagggaaaaaatcccacgatgatcctcgaggccgtggctgattaccggttgtggatttggcatgcgtattttgggatagccggttcgaacaacgacctaaacgtcctcaactcgtcgccccttttcaacgagcagtgccagggcgtcggtccggccatcagttttgtcgccaacggcaaccagcatgatatgggctactacttggcggatgggatataccctaggtggcccgtctttgtgaagacgatccggtgcgcatcagagccgaagaaggcctactttgcgacgcggcaggagtcggcgcgaaaggacgtggagcgcgcatttggtgtgcttcaagctcgatgggctgcagttaagggaccaacgcgtttgtggcatgtcgactgcattgctgatataatgtatgcctgtattatcatgcacaacatgatcgtcgaa
- the LOC121802622 gene encoding F-box/LRR-repeat protein 4-like codes for MDTLFCDELLHEIFHRLPPSSAAAVALVSRRWRRLLRSSTTSLSLNFPPPYNPTTTTSFSTFLHHHPFLSSLSASADADGDARDHPLLLSVATSCPNLRHLRLFSPPVSSPSLSNLSKSCLHLSSLSVAVSRPFSLNWLPCFNSLTRLSLSVKNPLPEIDDSELGSVKDSIFDVELRLESLSLSGILQRDYGVAYLWRNCKNVTKLELNCCEGLGDFSSFSDFLSDLQELELRSCRSVANLVLFSLSKNCVNLNSLLIYDGGSREGLLHFLKQGKCSLRSLDLRLPLDLDNSHMLAMSENIHFRGLMSLKLQSCCFVTGEGLRAVGRALSGALEELSLINCDVVVKERGLLTTLGQDFKGLRRVDLSYNGMLVDKEVVSMLASCDCLVELRLRGCSRLSDAVANAMVRRCKRLQVVDVAYCCGIQVQGVEIIVLNSPCLRRVEVERNKLSEAAMARVKDRFVEVVC; via the coding sequence ATGGACACACTTTTTTGCGACGAGCTTCTCCACGAAATCTTCCATCGTCTTCCGCCTTCCTCGGCCGCAGCCGTCGCTCTCGTGTCGCGACGATGGCGCCGCCTCCTCCGCTCCTCAACGACCTCTCTTTCCCTCAACTTCCCCCCTCCCTACaaccccaccaccaccacttcTTTCTCCACCTTTCTTCATCACCACCCCTTTCTATCCTCCCTCTCTGCCTCCGCCGACGCAGACGGCGACGCCAGAGACCACCCTCTCCTCCTCTCCGTCGCCACTTCCTGCCCAAATCTCCGCCACCTCCGCCTCTTTAGCCCACCTGTatcttctccatctctctctaATCTCTCAAAATCATGCCTtcatctctcttctctctctgttGCTGTTTCGAGGCCTTTTTCTCTCAATTGGCTGCCTTGTTTCAACTCTTTGACACGCCTTTCCCTCTCTGTAAAAAACCCTTTACCGGAAATCGACGATTCCGAGCTCGGAAGCGTGAAAGATTCAATCTTTGATGTTGAATTGCGTTTGGAGAGCCTTAGCTTATCTGGAATTTTACAGAGGGATTATGGGGTTGCCTATCTTTGGAGAAATTGCAAGAATGTTACAAAATTGGAGCTCAATTGCTGCGAGGGTTTAGGAGATTTCTCatctttttctgattttttgagTGATCTTCAAGAATTGGAGTTAAGATCATGTAGAAGTGTAGCTAATCTAGTGCTGTTTAGTTTATCTAAGAATTGTGTCAATTTGAATTCTCTATTGATCTATGATGGAGGGAGCAGAGAGGGTTTGCTTCACTTTTTAAAACAGGGAAAATGTAGTTTGAGGAGTCTTGATTTGAGGCTGCCACTTGATCTTGATAACTCTCACATGCTTGCAATGTCTGAGAATATTCATTTTAGGGGCTTGATGAGTTTGAAGCTGCAAAGTTGTTGTTTTGTGACTGGGGAGGGGTTGAGGGCAGTGGGGAGGGCGTTGAGTGGCGCCCTCGAGGAGCTCTCGTTGATCAACTGCGACGTTGTAGTGAAAGAGCGCGGGTTGCTAACGACGTTAGGGCAAGATTTCAAGGGGCTGAGGAGGGTGGACTTGTCTTACAATGGCATGTTGGTTGATAAGGAGGTTGTGTCAATGCTTGCTTCTTGTGATTGTTTGGTTGAGCTGAGATTGAGGGGTTGTAGTAGGCTGAGTGATGCGGTTGCGAATGCGATGGTTAGGAGGTGTAAGCGGCTGCAGGTTGTCGATGTAGCCTATTGCTGTGGGATTCAAGTGCAGGGAGTCGAGATCATCGTGCTCAACTCCCCGTGCTTGAGGCGGGTGGAGGTGGAGCGGAACAAGCTCTCTGAGGCTGCAATGGCACGGGTGAAGGATAGGTTTGTGGAGGTTGTGTGTTGA